From Leptotrichia wadei, one genomic window encodes:
- a CDS encoding TrkH family potassium uptake protein, with translation MNKKMISFIIGKILILEAGLMVLPLIISFLYNESAKYKVAYGSVIGLLLAIGFALSAKLPEDQRIQGREGYIIVSLSWILMSIFGALPFVFTKEIPSFVDAFFEIVSGFTTTGSSIITDLSKISHSNLFWRSFTHFVGGMGVLVLALAIFPSSATSVHVMKAEVPGPTFGKLVSKLSTTARMLYKIYIVMTIVLIILLMFGGLDLFESSLLAFGTAGTGGFGARNGSILPYNSPYIEVVLGIGMIVFGVNFNIYYFILIGKIKDVFKNEELKYYLLIVFGAIVLIVLNICKSYDSILHCIRDVFFSVSSVITTTGYSTADFGKWPLFSQVILLILMFFGACAGSTAGGLKISRVVLMVKIYFAEIIQMISPNRVVTIKYDDKPVNMKMQKSIAVYFLVYSLVFGGILLMVSYSTDDFMTAFSAVAATFNNIGPGLGKVGPAFSFAELSNFSKVILSFGMLAGRLEIFPMLILFSPTTWKLK, from the coding sequence ATGAATAAAAAAATGATAAGTTTTATAATCGGAAAAATACTTATACTTGAGGCTGGATTAATGGTTTTGCCTTTGATTATAAGTTTTTTATATAATGAAAGTGCAAAATATAAAGTTGCTTACGGATCTGTAATAGGTCTTCTCTTGGCAATTGGATTTGCACTTTCGGCAAAACTTCCTGAAGATCAGAGGATTCAAGGAAGAGAAGGGTACATAATAGTGTCCTTGTCTTGGATTCTGATGTCTATATTTGGAGCATTACCGTTTGTATTTACAAAGGAAATACCGTCGTTTGTTGATGCTTTTTTTGAAATTGTAAGTGGATTTACGACAACTGGATCAAGTATAATAACAGATCTTAGCAAAATCAGCCATTCTAATTTATTTTGGCGAAGTTTTACCCATTTTGTGGGTGGAATGGGAGTTCTGGTATTGGCACTTGCAATTTTTCCAAGTTCTGCAACATCGGTTCACGTAATGAAGGCTGAAGTTCCTGGACCGACATTTGGAAAATTAGTTTCAAAATTGTCAACAACTGCCAGAATGCTTTACAAAATTTACATTGTTATGACAATTGTTTTAATAATTTTACTAATGTTTGGAGGACTTGATTTATTTGAATCTTCACTTCTGGCATTTGGTACAGCTGGAACAGGTGGATTTGGAGCAAGAAATGGAAGCATTTTACCGTATAATAGCCCTTACATTGAAGTGGTGCTTGGAATTGGAATGATAGTGTTTGGAGTAAACTTTAACATTTATTATTTTATTTTAATTGGAAAGATAAAAGATGTATTTAAAAATGAAGAATTAAAATATTATTTGTTAATTGTATTTGGAGCGATTGTCCTAATAGTTCTAAATATCTGCAAAAGTTATGATTCGATTTTACATTGTATAAGAGATGTATTTTTCTCGGTTTCATCGGTTATTACGACAACAGGATATTCCACAGCTGATTTTGGAAAATGGCCATTATTTTCGCAAGTTATACTGTTAATTTTAATGTTTTTTGGAGCATGTGCGGGATCTACGGCTGGAGGATTAAAAATATCAAGAGTCGTTTTAATGGTAAAAATCTATTTTGCAGAAATAATTCAAATGATAAGCCCAAATCGTGTAGTTACAATAAAATATGATGACAAGCCTGTAAATATGAAAATGCAAAAGAGCATTGCAGTATACTTTTTAGTTTATTCGTTAGTCTTTGGAGGAATATTGCTAATGGTTTCCTATTCTACAGATGACTTTATGACAGCTTTTAGTGCTGTAGCCGCTACATTTAACAATATTGGGCCTGGATTGGGAAAAGTTGGACCAGCATTTAGCTTTGCCGAATTAAGCAATTTTTCAAAAGTGATTTTAAGTTTTGGAATGTTGGCAGGAAGATTAGAAATTTTTCCAATGTTAATATTATTTTCGCCAACAACTTGGAAATTGAAATAG
- a CDS encoding 2,3-butanediol dehydrogenase, translating into MKAARWHNRKDVRVEEVEIPEIRKEKQVKIAVKYAGICGSDLHEYLGGPIFIPANEPHPYTGEKAPITMGHEFCGEIIEIGSGVTKFKVGDRVTVEPILAKNGLIGKYNLDPNLNFVGLAGGGGGFSEFVVVNEDQAHKLPDEIDYEQGALTEPAAVAVYAVRQSKFNTGDTAAVFGCGPIGLLIIDALRASGATEIYAVEVSPERQEIAKKLGAIIVDPAKVNSVEFIKERTNGGVNVSYEVTGVPAVLQQSLEAAEKDGELMVVSIWETEASIQPNEVVIQERTIKGVIAYRDVFPKTLELMKQGYFSKDLLVTKRIKLEDIVNEGFEALVKEKSQVKILVSPK; encoded by the coding sequence ATGAAAGCGGCGAGATGGCATAATAGAAAAGATGTAAGAGTAGAAGAAGTTGAAATTCCAGAAATAAGAAAGGAAAAACAAGTAAAAATTGCAGTAAAATATGCAGGAATTTGTGGAAGTGATTTACATGAATATCTAGGGGGACCGATTTTTATTCCTGCAAATGAACCGCATCCTTATACGGGAGAAAAAGCGCCAATTACAATGGGACATGAATTTTGTGGAGAAATTATAGAGATCGGAAGCGGAGTTACTAAATTCAAAGTTGGAGATAGAGTTACAGTTGAGCCTATTTTGGCAAAAAATGGATTAATTGGGAAATATAATTTGGATCCAAACTTGAATTTTGTTGGACTTGCAGGTGGAGGAGGAGGTTTTTCTGAATTTGTAGTTGTAAATGAGGATCAGGCTCATAAATTGCCAGATGAAATTGATTATGAACAAGGAGCATTAACTGAACCTGCGGCAGTGGCAGTTTATGCTGTCAGACAAAGTAAATTTAACACAGGAGATACAGCAGCAGTATTTGGATGCGGACCAATTGGTCTTCTTATTATTGATGCTTTAAGAGCTTCTGGAGCAACAGAAATTTATGCTGTGGAAGTTTCACCTGAAAGACAGGAAATCGCTAAAAAACTGGGAGCAATTATTGTAGATCCTGCAAAAGTAAATTCAGTTGAATTTATAAAAGAAAGAACAAATGGAGGAGTAAATGTTTCTTATGAAGTGACAGGAGTTCCTGCTGTATTGCAGCAGTCACTTGAAGCTGCGGAAAAAGATGGAGAGTTAATGGTTGTAAGCATCTGGGAAACAGAAGCATCAATTCAGCCTAATGAAGTGGTAATTCAAGAAAGAACAATAAAAGGAGTTATCGCATATCGTGATGTATTTCCTAAAACATTGGAATTAATGAAACAAGGATATTTCTCAAAAGATTTATTAGTGACAAAGAGAATTAAATTGGAAGATATTGTAAATGAAGGGTTTGAAGCATTAGTTAAAGAAAAAAGCCAAGTTAAGATTTTAGTATCTCCAAAATAA
- a CDS encoding ABC transporter substrate-binding protein/permease: MKKRILVLVSLVLTILIFFTACGKKDAKNPNAKTGKKYIIAVDLIYPPFSFKENNVDKGIDVDLMKAVAKTQGFEVEIQPMDFGGIIPAMESGQIDGAIAGANITEERKKVVDFSDPYYDTGIVAIVHKDNNTIKTGKDLVGKRLAVKSGTAGERYVQENLKGKSEVRIYDDTVSMLKAVENKQADAGFEDLPVVLYTLNQDPDTQLKVGTGKLTNVGNGFMVKKGTHKELLEEFNKGLKTLRQNGEYQKIVDRYTKGGKTAEKGGIAEVIDSYRGILTGYGLKFLRGLAVTIYITVVSLFFATLIGLGIGYLNFVPTDKKGFHSKMIKVLQFLGKEYIDLIRGTPLMVQTIFFYFGVVPLLPKLLKFTFHLSSEPGMLSPEVSGIIIIALNAGAFLAEIFRGGIQAIDKGQMEAARSLGLSFNKSMTKVILPQAIKNMIPAILNQFISSLKDTSLLVVIGVADLMKEGQVAYKTNFKTFETMLIVAAIYYIVIKLLSKLFKKVEDKLKV, translated from the coding sequence ATGAAAAAAAGGATATTAGTTTTAGTGTCGCTAGTATTGACAATTTTAATATTTTTTACAGCTTGTGGAAAAAAAGATGCAAAAAATCCAAATGCAAAGACAGGTAAAAAATATATTATTGCAGTAGATTTGATTTATCCGCCGTTTTCTTTTAAGGAGAATAATGTGGATAAGGGAATTGATGTTGATTTGATGAAGGCGGTGGCAAAAACTCAAGGATTTGAAGTGGAAATTCAGCCGATGGATTTTGGAGGAATTATTCCTGCGATGGAATCTGGACAAATTGATGGTGCGATTGCGGGAGCGAATATTACTGAGGAGAGAAAAAAGGTTGTAGATTTTTCTGATCCATATTACGATACAGGAATTGTTGCGATAGTTCATAAAGATAATAATACGATAAAAACTGGAAAAGATTTGGTTGGAAAAAGACTTGCGGTTAAAAGTGGAACTGCAGGAGAAAGATATGTTCAAGAAAATTTGAAAGGGAAATCTGAAGTAAGAATTTATGATGATACAGTTTCAATGTTAAAGGCGGTTGAAAATAAACAGGCTGATGCGGGATTTGAAGATTTACCAGTAGTTTTATATACTTTGAATCAAGATCCAGATACGCAGTTAAAAGTTGGAACTGGAAAGTTGACAAATGTTGGAAATGGATTTATGGTAAAAAAGGGGACTCACAAAGAGTTGCTGGAAGAGTTTAACAAAGGTTTAAAGACTTTAAGACAAAATGGCGAATATCAAAAAATTGTGGATAGATACACTAAAGGTGGCAAAACTGCTGAAAAAGGCGGAATTGCTGAAGTTATTGATTCTTACAGGGGAATTTTGACTGGTTACGGACTAAAGTTTTTAAGAGGACTTGCAGTTACTATTTATATCACAGTTGTTTCATTATTTTTTGCAACATTGATTGGTTTAGGGATAGGATATTTAAATTTTGTGCCGACAGATAAAAAAGGTTTTCACTCAAAAATGATAAAAGTTTTGCAATTTTTAGGAAAAGAATATATTGATTTAATAAGAGGAACGCCACTTATGGTTCAGACAATATTCTTTTATTTTGGAGTTGTGCCATTACTTCCAAAACTTTTAAAATTCACATTTCATTTGAGCAGTGAGCCAGGAATGCTGTCTCCTGAAGTTTCTGGAATAATTATAATTGCATTAAATGCTGGAGCATTTTTAGCTGAAATTTTTAGAGGCGGAATACAGGCGATTGACAAAGGACAAATGGAAGCGGCTAGAAGTTTGGGGCTTTCTTTTAACAAGTCGATGACCAAAGTAATTTTGCCACAGGCTATTAAAAATATGATTCCTGCCATTTTAAATCAGTTTATAAGTTCATTAAAAGATACTTCCTTATTAGTTGTAATTGGAGTGGCAGATTTGATGAAAGAAGGGCAAGTTGCTTATAAAACTAATTTTAAAACATTTGAAA